In Candidatus Kryptoniota bacterium, the sequence TATGAATGCATGGGATCTTCAAATGAAAATGCTCAAGCGTACTTTTACGAGGAATTTCCCGGTGTACGATGGTTCACCCAACCCGGGGGAAACAGTTCTGAATTTTGCGGGCGGGAGCTTGGATTTCGGCGACCACCTTCTCTACGAGACCGTGACTGTGTCGCCTAGGAACTTATGGTGCATTTTCTCCAACGACAGTGATTTTTATTCGCTCCCCGACGAAATCTTTCTACTGACCAATAACGAGGAGATTATCAAATCAGCCGAGAAAAACGGGAAGCTTTACTGAGAAACATGAAGAGTTGATCCTCTCTTTTCCTTCGTCTCGGTCCGGGATTTAGTTCATCAGCTTACCTTGCTTCTCGCCGAGGGCTTTCACTACCTCGTCGATATACATCTCCTCCGGCATCGCTCCCTCGAAATGACGCGTTTCGTTTATCACGATCCTCGGCACGCCGCGTACGTTGTATTTCATTGAAAGATCCGGGAACTCCGTGGCTTCCACCATGTCCGCCTTTATGTTCTCGTTGACAAAGGCGAACTGGTGTCCGGTAACCACAGCTCGCGGGCAGTACGGACATGTCGGCGTGACGAATACCTGTATGTGAACAGGCTGGTCCACTGTTTTCAGTTTTTCTATTGTGAGGTCGCTCAGTCCATGACTGCCGGTAGAGATCATTTCAATGTCCTCGAGCACGGATGAAAACTCGTAACCCGAAGGAATGCCGTAATATCTGATGCCATAATCCCTGTCCGGCGAGGCAATAACTATTGCCGGAATCTTGTCGATCTTATAAAGCCCGACTTTGTCCTTGTCTGTCAGAAAATTGTAGACTTCTAGTGTAAACTTATCCGACAGCGCGGCCAATTCTTCAAGTATCTGGCGCGTCTCTTTGCAATACTGGCATTCCAGGGATTGAGTGAAGATTATTATCTTGACCGGATTCACAAGCACTGCGAACCTCTTTTTAATTTCCTCTTGTGCCTGATGGTCTAGAAACATATCATTTCCTTTCAAAAGACATTTTAATCCAGCTGGAAAAATGAGACTCCCCAATCGCACTCTTGGTGCCGACGCGGAGGTGTCAATCGATGCACCTACACTAAACACTGCGGCTACTGTACCGAGAGTGCGCTTCTCAAGTATTCTGGAGTGTGACGACCTGGACCTGCGGGTTACGCCGGCTTCTGCTGCTCTTTGTAAGTTGAAAATTTAAACGGGACGTACAGCGGGCAAAAACCAAGCACTCCGGTTACAAGAGGAATCAATCCGAGCCAACCCCATGCTGTCGCGGGCCCCCAAAAAACCAGACTCACCACGATAAATCCGACTACGATTCTTATCCACCTGTCAACTTTTCCGATGTTTCTCTTCATTGCAGTCTCCAATAGTTTTGTCAATCGGTATGATGCAATAGAAAGGGTGAGGATTCAGCGAGAGTGCTTCTTTGGAATTGAAATCTTGATGGGTTGTTCCAGGTCCAATCTGGCGAGAATCTCCTTGACGCGAGAGCCCTTCATCTCCACATCACAGTTCCTGTATAGTATTATCGTCTTCTTTAGCGAATCGTAATACGCGGCGCAATCAGGACAGTGCTCCAGATGTTCCCTCAACTTTCTGCACGTTGGAGAGGTAAGGTCACGGTCAACCTTTTCGCACATCTCGAGGAGATATTTCTTGTGGTCGATTAATTTCACTTTGAAAAATAACTGTTGAGTTCGTTTCTCAAAAATAATCTTGCCCGATGGAGTCTGGACTTAACTGCGGGAACCGATAATTTGAGCGATTTTCCCACCTCTTCGGTCGAAAGCCCTTCGACGTCTCTCATCACGAATACGATGCGATATTCGAGAGGAAGTTTCTGAATTGCATTGTCGAGAAATGCGCGCAGCTCCTTGTTGACGACGGCATCTTGGGGAGTCTCCCCCCAATGTGGAACCTGCAGTTCTCCTGTGCCACCGAATAAATTGCTCTCTTCAAGCGAAACGACCGGATCGTGGGATTTCTTTCGGTGCATCATGAGGCAATTGTTTGTCACGA encodes:
- a CDS encoding zf-HC2 domain-containing protein yields the protein MKLIDHKKYLLEMCEKVDRDLTSPTCRKLREHLEHCPDCAAYYDSLKKTIILYRNCDVEMKGSRVKEILARLDLEQPIKISIPKKHSR
- a CDS encoding thioredoxin family protein, whose protein sequence is MFLDHQAQEEIKKRFAVLVNPVKIIIFTQSLECQYCKETRQILEELAALSDKFTLEVYNFLTDKDKVGLYKIDKIPAIVIASPDRDYGIRYYGIPSGYEFSSVLEDIEMISTGSHGLSDLTIEKLKTVDQPVHIQVFVTPTCPYCPRAVVTGHQFAFVNENIKADMVEATEFPDLSMKYNVRGVPRIVINETRHFEGAMPEEMYIDEVVKALGEKQGKLMN
- a CDS encoding DUF2892 domain-containing protein; this translates as MKRNIGKVDRWIRIVVGFIVVSLVFWGPATAWGWLGLIPLVTGVLGFCPLYVPFKFSTYKEQQKPA
- a CDS encoding sigma-70 family RNA polymerase sigma factor — its product is MKEDSTLIELARAGDKRAFGQLVKKYEQLVYSFSFKICRDPEKAEEVLQETFINVWRGLKSFSGNSKFSTWLYRIVTNNCLMMHRKKSHDPVVSLEESNLFGGTGELQVPHWGETPQDAVVNKELRAFLDNAIQKLPLEYRIVFVMRDVEGLSTEEVGKSLKLSVPAVKSRLHRARLFLRNELNSYFSK